One bacterium DNA window includes the following coding sequences:
- a CDS encoding DNA-directed RNA polymerase subunit alpha has protein sequence MPIRLSKFEMPKRLVKDEASATPTFARFVAEPLEVGYGRTIGNSLRRVLLSSLEGAAISSVRIEGAPHEFCSLPGVVEDVTDIILNLKKVLLKAQSRESRLLHLKVKGAREVKAGDIQTDGTIEVLNPNQHIATLASDGVLDMTLEIRVGRGFCPAELNKKDNQDIGRIPIDSIFSPVKRVNFFIENTRVGQRTDYDKLIMEVTSDGRISPDDALTVSAAVLRHHLDVFVDYDKNVVEFEDVEAKVDLERDQMLKTLNMSVNEIELSVRAANCLNNANITTVGHLAQKSEAEMLKYRNFGKKSLNEIKAKLTDLGLSLGMKFDEDLVKAMRGLEANKDSE, from the coding sequence ATGCCAATCAGACTGAGCAAATTCGAGATGCCCAAGCGGTTAGTAAAGGACGAAGCTTCAGCCACGCCAACGTTTGCGCGGTTTGTTGCCGAGCCGCTTGAAGTGGGCTATGGGCGCACCATTGGGAATTCTTTGCGCCGGGTGTTGTTGTCTTCCCTGGAGGGAGCTGCAATTTCATCGGTGCGGATTGAGGGGGCTCCTCATGAGTTCTGCTCGCTACCAGGGGTTGTGGAAGATGTGACGGATATTATCCTGAACCTTAAAAAGGTGTTACTCAAGGCGCAGAGCCGTGAGTCTCGCCTTTTGCACCTGAAAGTAAAGGGTGCCCGTGAGGTCAAGGCGGGAGATATTCAAACCGATGGGACCATTGAGGTGTTAAACCCCAATCAACACATCGCGACGCTGGCTTCGGACGGGGTTCTGGATATGACCTTGGAAATTCGGGTCGGGCGTGGCTTTTGCCCTGCCGAGTTGAACAAGAAGGACAATCAGGATATCGGTCGTATTCCGATTGATTCGATTTTTTCTCCTGTCAAACGCGTGAATTTCTTTATCGAAAACACCCGCGTGGGTCAGCGGACGGATTATGACAAACTCATTATGGAAGTGACCTCGGATGGTCGTATTTCTCCTGATGATGCGTTGACTGTTTCGGCCGCAGTGTTGCGCCACCACCTTGATGTGTTCGTTGACTACGATAAGAATGTGGTTGAGTTTGAGGATGTGGAAGCCAAGGTTGATCTTGAGCGTGATCAGATGCTTAAGACCCTCAACATGAGCGTTAATGAAATTGAGTTGAGCGTTCGTGCGGCCAATTGTCTGAACAACGCCAATATCACGACCGTCGGGCATTTGGCCCAAAAGTCAGAGGCTGAGATGCTGAAATATCGTAATTTTGGCAAAAAATCTCTGAATGAAATTAAGGCCAAATTAACGGATCTCGGGTTAAGCCTCGGGATGAAATTCGACGAGGATCTGGTGAAAGCCATGAGAGGGCTTGAAGCCAATAAAGATAGCGAATAG
- the rplQ gene encoding 50S ribosomal protein L17: MRHRKNMVKLGRPAEARKALMMSMVGSLIEEQRIKTTLPKARLARALAEKMVTVAKRAIASGKPEKMLQGKRKVLAVLRHRKPMLKLFDTIAPQYKDRLGGYTRITKVGRRGSDSSEMAILEWVDLVIVKKGRKAKDAAAGNDEPVAGDVKKES; encoded by the coding sequence ATGCGTCACAGAAAAAATATGGTGAAATTGGGTCGGCCTGCAGAAGCGCGTAAAGCGCTGATGATGTCCATGGTCGGCAGTCTTATTGAAGAACAGCGGATAAAGACAACCTTGCCCAAGGCCAGGTTAGCCCGTGCGTTGGCAGAGAAGATGGTGACAGTGGCGAAGCGCGCCATCGCTTCTGGAAAGCCTGAGAAAATGTTGCAAGGTAAGCGGAAAGTTTTGGCAGTGCTGCGTCACCGCAAGCCAATGCTCAAGCTTTTTGACACCATTGCTCCTCAGTACAAGGATCGTTTGGGTGGTTACACCCGGATTACCAAAGTTGGTCGTCGTGGGAGCGATAGCTCCGAGATGGCGATTCTGGAATGGGTCGATCTTGTCATTGTGAAGAAGGGGCGTAAGGCAAAAGACGCTGCGGCGGGTAACGATGAGCCTGTTGCCGGGGATGTCAAAAAGGAGTCAT